A window of Aricia agestis chromosome 3, ilAriAges1.1, whole genome shotgun sequence contains these coding sequences:
- the LOC121725728 gene encoding DNA ligase 1-like — protein MAERLISRKQSALLSRKKSLLNEINYYESKVNEESLASNNNNLCCDDSSDSECEFTLEVGLSITELKLKQRSLKTCLQATQELTGVTVLQSEVNALVRDPVLEGERPISEEGMWREVTAECRIDLVPFSINYYVHKPSRMFGPMSYRNLQVTPVKASHEVELAKSILKTIRQPSDAIEIIRNYSAAHRSRRTTLARLAEKYGEALFMVPMPEGGYRLKCAELMEVQWSLQNKWSPLAPFHHKMVFDLEFMDESYIKTISTLHKQIIDPTIDTDDRTLLLAKIINTCLEAKAHTTQNQAEESTESESEAAEKLRRRRTTLDQEPQEPERNRKKDSEVMAPPKSLPKKTKPKGKENTTDNKTKPVKRVADDVGEKESAKKAKTTADKLTEKNTENKTKNTKTKPDKVNKDNNENSGGNVDDGNVIMSDINPKKAKMTATDKLTETKNTEIKTKNSKSKTDKVNKDNNANDGGKFDDANVVTSDSNQKKAKATAIDKVIETKNTESKTKSTKTKPDKNNKDNNANKGEKIDGKNVIMSDKNPKNSEKIRKNSKNKHPDMANDQPITTNNVKESYKSDKSKNTVKDSKQQKTQKLDNKASSNIVTQSTQVNKALNKEKETVEDKSDSKQQRKSSANVIKNIKAKQKDDFLKGKEHKSSKDSVIQKIHTKGMKIKASETISKKSIGNINKQSINNPKLALATKTNKEKSQDTALPNLIKNSKDVSKKPTIANYLKNSFLPKAANKLKSALPTKIPRISPRKLSSIKSNIQDISKSSKTSQKSLQKATNIPRLLKKQQIFKTNKV, from the exons ATGGCTGAACGTCTTATAAGTAGAAAGCAAAGTGCATTGCTGTCGAGGAAAAAGTCTTTACTGAATGAAATCAATTATTATGAATCTAAAGTGAATGAAGAAAGTTTGGCATCCAACAATAACAATCTATGTTGCGATGATAG TTCGGACTCGGAGTGTGAGTTCACACTGGAGGTCGGTCTGTCCATCACAGAGCTGAAACTGAAGCAGCGGTCTCTGAAGACCTGTCTCCAGGCCACCCAGGAGCTGACCGGGGTGACCGTATTGCAGTCAGAAGTTAATGCCCTTGTCCGTGATCCAGTGCTTGAAGG cgAGCGTCCAATCTCAGAGGAGGGAATGTGGCGGGAAGTAACAGCAGAGTGTCGGATAGATTTGGTGCCGTTCagcattaattattatgtccATAAGCCT AGCCGCATGTTTGGGCCCATGTCATATAGGAATCTGCAGGTGACTCCGGTGAAAGCTTCCCACGAGGTGGAGCTGGCAAAGTCCATACTGAAAACCATCAGACAACCCAGTGATGCTATAGAG ATAATAAGAAACTATTCTGCGGCCCACCGCTCACGGCGGACTACTCTGGCGCGGCTCGCCGAAAAATATGGTGAAGCCCTGTTCATGGTCCCAATG CCCGAAGGTGGATACAGATTGAAGTGTGCAGAGCTGATGGAGGTGCAGTGGTCCCTGCAGAACAAGTGGTCGCCCCTCGCGCCCTTCCACCACAAAATGGTGTTCGACCTCGAGTTTATGG acGAGTCCTACATCAAAACAATATCCACACTACATAAACAGATTATAGACCCAACAATAGATACGGACGATAGAACATTACTTCTCGCAAAAATTATAAACACGTGCTTAGAAGCTAAGGCTCATACCACGCAGAATCAAGCAGAAGAAAGTACAGAGTCAGAATCGGAGGCTGCTGAAAAATTACGGAGAAGACGCACGACGCTCGATCAGGAGCCCCAGGAACCCGAGAGAAACAGAAAGAAGGACAGCGAGGTTATGGCCCCGCCTAAATCTTTGCCGAAGAAAACTAAACCTAAAGGAAAGGAAAATACGACTGACAATAAAACGAAACCAGTGAAACGTGTAGCTGACGATGTGGGGGAAAAAGAAAgcgcaaaaaaggcaaaaacaaCTGCAGATAAACTTACAGAgaaaaacactgaaaataaaactaagaaTACTAAAACCAAACCAGACAAAGTCAATAAAGATAACAACGAAAACAGTGGCGGAAACGTTGATGACGGAAATGTTATTATGAGTGATATAAAtccaaaaaaggctaaaatgaCAGCAACAGATAAACTTACAGAAACAAAAAACACGGAAATCAAAACGAAGAATTCAAAATCTAAAACAGATAAAGTCAATAAAGATAACAATGCAAATGACGGCGGGAAATTTGATGATGCAAATGTTGTTACGAGTGACTCAAATCAAAAAAAGGCGAAAGCGACAGCAATAGATAAAGTTATAGAAACAAAAAACACGGAAAGCAAAACGAAGAGCACGAAAACTAAAccagataaaaacaataaagataataatgcaaataaagGTGAGAAAATTGACGGCAAAAATGTGATTATGAGTGATAAGAATCCAAAAAACTCTGAAAAGATaagaaaaaatagtaaaaacaaaCATCCCGACATGGCTAACGATCAACCCATTACAACAAATAACGTTAAAGAGAGCTACAAGTCCGACAAGAGTAAGAATACAGTAAAAGATAGCAAacaacaaaaaacacaaaaattagATAACAAAGCTAGTTCGAATATAGTTACTCAGAGTACACAGGTAAATAAAGCTTTGAATAAGGAAAAAGAAACCGTCGAAGATAAATCAGATTCAAAACAACAAAGAAAATCATCTgctaatgttataaaaaatattaaagctaAACAAAAGGATGACTTTTTGAAGGGCAAAGAACATAAAAGTAGCAAAGATAGTGTGATACAGAAAATACATACTAAAGGCATGAAAATAAAAGCGTCAGAGACAATATCGAAAAAAAGTATTGGTAACATAAACAAACAAAGCATAAACAACCCAAAACTTGCGCTtgctacaaaaacaaataaggaGAAGTCGCAAGATACTGCGTTACCAAATTTGATTAAGAATTCCAAAGATGTGTCTAAAAAACCTACAATAGCAAATTATcttaaaaattcatttttaccAAAGGCTGCAAACAAACTCAAAAGTGCTTTACCAACAAAGATACCAAGAATTAGCCCTC GGAAGCTGTCGAGTATAAAATCAAATATACAGGATATCTCTAAAAGCTCCAAAACATCTCAGAAGTCACTACAGAAGGCTACAAATATACCAA GATTGTTGAAGAAGCAACAAATTTTCAAGACTAATAAAGTGTAA